From one bacterium genomic stretch:
- a CDS encoding thiamine phosphate synthase: MNIRIIDANLNRVREGLRVIEDIARFILEDKEITEKIKEIRHRIALISLPLPLLLKERDVEGDIGTRIDDYNKDNWREVLEANIKRTEEGLRVLEEFLGGDFRKIRYSVYAIEKALFKPRIKGLYLIIDTGLCNAIEVAEKAIESSVKIIQLRDKGGEIR, translated from the coding sequence ATGAATATAAGAATTATTGATGCCAATCTGAATAGGGTAAGGGAGGGCTTAAGGGTTATAGAGGATATTGCAAGGTTTATTTTAGAAGATAAGGAAATTACAGAGAAAATAAAAGAGATAAGGCATAGGATTGCCTTGATTTCTCTGCCTTTACCCCTTCTTCTTAAAGAAAGGGATGTTGAAGGTGATATTGGAACAAGGATAGATGATTACAACAAGGACAATTGGCGGGAGGTTTTAGAAGCAAACATAAAAAGAACAGAGGAGGGTTTAAGGGTTCTTGAGGAGTTCTTGGGAGGGGATTTTAGAAAGATAAGGTATAGCGTCTATGCAATAGAAAAGGCTTTGTTTAAGCCAAGGATAAAGGGTTTATATTTAATCATTGATACAGGGTTATGCAATGCTATAGAGGTAGCAGAAAAGGCAATTGAATCTTCTGTTAAAATAATCCAATTAAGGGATAAAGGGGGTGAGATCAGGGA
- a CDS encoding MFS transporter, with protein MRTNIIQFLTYSGLMSSSVFIPLLAKELNASLFFIGLVIATFNGLAFVSFSLFGFLSDRFERRIFLFLGLLFSSIMIFCHIFIKNPSSLLFIRAITGLVWGMYPAALSVYGFYHRNGMMGRFVGYGSLGWAFGSILAGFIQSYKAIFLLSSSLFFMGFLIARGEKRNFSQEKIEGKAFFDVLKRNMGIYLPYFLRSLSAASIWAIFPLFLVSLGASKFWVGIAYFLNTFSQFFITPLVESHRNTILIKTGLLASAFVFLGYGISPSFFYILPIQILLAFSYATLQVGSLQELLSKNREQSTVSGILYSLVCLASVIGPILSGLILSHYDFKILMYLSGIVCLFSLLLSK; from the coding sequence TTGAGAACAAATATCATCCAATTCTTGACCTATTCGGGATTAATGTCCTCCTCTGTTTTTATTCCCCTGCTTGCCAAAGAGCTAAACGCCTCCCTTTTCTTTATTGGATTGGTAATTGCCACTTTTAATGGCTTAGCATTTGTAAGCTTTTCCCTCTTTGGTTTTCTTTCTGATCGGTTTGAAAGAAGAATATTTCTTTTTCTGGGGCTTCTTTTTTCCTCAATTATGATCTTTTGTCATATCTTTATAAAGAATCCAAGCTCCTTGCTCTTTATAAGGGCTATCACGGGTCTTGTTTGGGGGATGTATCCTGCGGCTTTATCGGTCTATGGATTTTACCACAGGAATGGAATGATGGGAAGGTTCGTAGGATATGGCTCGCTTGGCTGGGCATTTGGAAGTATATTAGCAGGTTTTATTCAAAGCTATAAGGCTATATTTCTTTTAAGTAGCTCTTTATTTTTTATGGGATTCCTTATTGCAAGGGGGGAAAAGAGGAATTTTTCCCAAGAGAAAATAGAGGGGAAGGCATTTTTTGATGTTTTAAAAAGAAATATGGGGATATATCTTCCCTATTTCTTAAGAAGCCTTTCTGCCGCATCTATCTGGGCAATCTTCCCCCTTTTTCTTGTATCCCTTGGTGCAAGCAAGTTTTGGGTTGGAATTGCCTATTTTTTAAATACATTCTCCCAATTTTTCATTACACCATTGGTTGAGAGCCATAGAAATACCATTCTTATAAAAACAGGGCTTCTTGCATCCGCATTTGTCTTTCTGGGATATGGCATTTCTCCTTCCTTCTTCTATATCCTTCCCATCCAGATTTTACTTGCTTTTTCCTATGCTACATTGCAAGTCGGCTCTCTTCAGGAACTCCTTTCCAAAAATAGGGAGCAATCAACCGTAAGTGGAATTCTTTATTCCCTGGTCTGTCTTGCCTCTGTGATTGGTCCAATCTTGAGTGGCTTAATCCTTTCCCATTATGACTTTAAAATTCTTATGTATCTTTCAGGAATTGTTTGCCTTTTTTCCCTTTTGCTTTCAAAATGA
- a CDS encoding DUF2273 domain-containing protein — translation MRFLELIKGWIEKNPNAFLGGLIGLFFGLLIISFGPLKTIILLLSCLIGFLIGKRL, via the coding sequence ATGAGATTTCTTGAGCTAATAAAGGGATGGATAGAGAAAAACCCAAATGCTTTTTTGGGAGGTTTAATCGGGCTATTCTTTGGTCTTCTTATCATAAGCTTTGGCCCACTTAAGACAATAATCCTCCTTCTTTCCTGCCTCATTGGCTTTCTTATTGGAAAAAGGCTTTGA